Proteins from a genomic interval of Calypte anna isolate BGI_N300 chromosome 19, bCalAnn1_v1.p, whole genome shotgun sequence:
- the MLXIPL gene encoding carbohydrate-responsive element-binding protein isoform X7, with protein MAGAQVGLSGPFPEPPVGPCPVSDSDSDSEDAGAGSAGPGTGAQNRSQVIHSGHFMVSSPHSDSLPRRRHHRAEPRLADPRSIDPTLTRLFECMSLEYSGKLVSPKWKNFKGLRLLCRDKIRLNNAIWRAWYIQYVEHRKNPVCNFITPLEGSEADEHRKPEAVVLEGNYWKRRIEVVLREYHKWRIYYKKRLRKSTREEEFSSQKQDEDAWKPTEKWCNQLFCNVVPMLLGDEEEEPGGRQHFDLDTFLSDISDTLFTMTQTPSAHQELPEDVYIGNADMIQPDLAPLQPSLDDMDISDIFTSHRLLPSQTQLGYQELPCFMPMADTLFSGGGGSPMGARELPASPEAPLPPSPLLQTGDASQLSLHGTFLAPQLPVATVPPEPPEVSPGSLSPQLRHKSPLQYGLPSKRLSLEPPGPPYTPPTPSLRTPLLSPDPPFSPASAPCSKFPYAGSPCPSLLSHPPSPLSAPCFTPHAPGLGYATGTLTSGYPSPAAPQLLSPSTLDEPRFVSPKGLPQGGGGRPKAKPGGTKAKRLPGPPASPHQPVPNPCLSQLLTEGSDWPRPSQASPGATVGLGTGISLAHPVSHRGRHEPNKLESRRITHISAEQKRRFNIKLGFDTLHSLVSTLSAQPSIKVSKATTLQKTAEYICKLQQERAALQDEAQRLREQIEELNSSINLCQEQLPATGVPITRQRFDHMRSMFDEYVRSSTLQNWKFWIFSIIIRPLFESFNGMVSTASMESLTQTSLAWLDQHCSLPALRPTVLSSLRQLSVSTSILSDPACIPEQATMAVAGMGRADGSSS; from the exons ATGGCCGGAGCTCAGGTGGGGCTGTCGGGACCCTTCCCGGAGCCGCCGGTTGGGCCGTGTCCCGTGTCTGACTCGGACTCGGACTCCGAGGATGCGGGCGCAGGCAGCGCCGGTCCCGGTACCGGGGCTCAGAACCGCTCCCAGGTCATCCACAGCGGCCACTTCATGGTGTCGTCCCCGCACAGCGATTCGCtgccccgccgccgccaccaccGCGCAGAGCCCCGGCTGGCCGACCCCCGCAGCATCGACCCGACCCTCACCCGGCTTTTCGAGTGCATGAGCCTGGAGTACAG TGGGAAGCTGGTGTCTCCAAAGTGGAAGAATTTTAAGGGGCTGCGGCTGCTTTGCCGGGATAAAATTCGTCTCAACAACGCTATCTGGAGAGCATGGTACATCCAGT ATGTGGAGCACAGGAAGAACCCTGTGTGCAACTTCATCACCCCGCTGGAGGGGTCGGAAGCTGACGAGCACCGAAAACCAGAG GCTGTGGTGCTGGAGGGCAACTACTGGAAACGCCGCATCgaggtggtgctgagggagTACCACAAGTGGAGGATCTACTACAAGAAGAGG CTTCGAAAGTCCACCCGGGAGGAAGAGTTCTCCAGCCAAAAACAG GATGAGGATGCCTGGAAGCCAACAGAGAAATGGTGCAACCAGCTCTTCTGCAACGTGGTGCCCATGCTTCTTggggatgaggaagaggagccaGGGGGCAGGCAGCACTTCGACTTGGACACCTTCCTCTCAGACATCTCTGACACCCTCTTCACCATGACACAGACACCCAGTGCCCACCAGGAGCTTCCTGAGGATG TGTATATTGGGAATGCTGACATGATCCAGCCGGACCTGGCAcccctgcagcccagcctggATGACATGGACATATCAG ATATTTTCACCAGCCACCGGCTGCTGCCATCACAGACACAGCTGGGCTACCAAGAGCTGCCCTGCTTCATGCCCATGGCCGACACCTTGTTCAGTGGTGGGGGGGGATCCCCGATGGGCGCACGggagctgcctgccagccccGAGGCTCCACTCCcacccagccccctcctccag ACTGGCGATGCttcccagctcagcctccaTGGCACCTTCCTGGCCCCCCAGCTCCCCGTGGCCACCGTGCCCCCCGAGCCCCCTGAGGTGTCCCCCGGCAGCCTCAGCCCCCAGCTCAGACACAAGTCCCCCCTGCAGTATGGCCTCCCCAGCAAGCGCCTCAGCCTGGAGCCACCAGGACCCCCCtacaccccccccaccccatccctcaGGACACCGCTGCTGAGCCCAGACCCCCCGTTTTCCCCCGCCTCGGCCCCCTGCTCCAAATTCCCCTATGCTGGCTCACCctgcccctctctcctctcccaccccccttcccccctctcagccccctgCTTCACCCCCCATGCCCCGGGGCTGGGCTATGCCACGGGCACGCTGACCTCAGGATACCCCTCTCCggcagccccccagctcctgtccccctCCACACTGGATGAGCCCAGGTTTGTCTCCCCCAAGGGGCTGCCCCAGGGTGGGGGTGGGCGGCCCAAGGCAAAGCCCGGTGGCACCAAGGCAAAGAGGCTGCCGGGACCCCCTGCATCCCCCCATCAGCCCGTGCCCAACCCCTGCCTGAGCCAACTGCTGACTGAAG gcaGTGACTGGCCCAGGCCCAGTCAGGCTTCCCCAGGAGCCACTGTGGGGCTGGGCACTGGCATCTCCCTGGCCCACCCTGTGTCCCATCGGGGCAGGCATGAGCCCAACAAG CTGGAGAGCCGCCGGATCACACACATCTCAGCCGAGCAGAAGAGGCGTTTCAACATCAAGCTGGGCTTTGACACTCTGCACAGCCTGGTGAGCACACTCAGCGCCCAGCCCAGCATCAAG GTCAGCAAGGCTACCACCTTGCAGAAGACAGCCGAGTACATCTgcaagctgcagcaggagcGGGCGGCCCTGCAGGACGAGGCACAGCGGCTGCGGGAGCAGATCGAGGAGCTCAACAGCTCCATCAA cctgtgccaggagcagctgccagccACGGGGGTGCCCATCACGCGCCAGCGCTTCGACCACATGCGCAGCATGTTTGATGAGTACGTCCGCTCCTCCACGCTGCAGAACTGGAAGTTTTGGATT TTCAGTATCATCATCAGGCCTCTCTTTGAGTCTTTCAATGGAATGGTCTCCACGGCCAGCATGGAGAGCCTCACCCAGACATCTCTTGCCTGGCTGGACCAGCATtgctccctgccagcactgcGGCCGA ctgtgctgagctccCTGAGGCAGCTGAGCGTTTCCACCTCCATCCTCAGCGACCCCGCCTGCATCCCCGAGCAGGCCACCATGGCAGTGGCAGGGATGGGCCGGGCCGATGGTTCCTCTTCATAG
- the MLXIPL gene encoding carbohydrate-responsive element-binding protein isoform X5, translated as MAGAQVGLSGPFPEPPVGPCPVSDSDSDSEDAGAGSAGPGTGAQNRSQVIHSGHFMVSSPHSDSLPRRRHHRAEPRLADPRSIDPTLTRLFECMSLEYSGKLVSPKWKNFKGLRLLCRDKIRLNNAIWRAWYIQYVEHRKNPVCNFITPLEGSEADEHRKPEAVVLEGNYWKRRIEVVLREYHKWRIYYKKRLRKSTREEEFSSQKQDEDAWKPTEKWCNQLFCNVVPMLLGDEEEEPGGRQHFDLDTFLSDISDTLFTMTQTPSAHQELPEDDIFTSHRLLPSQTQLGYQELPCFMPMADTLFSGGGGSPMGARELPASPEAPLPPSPLLQTGDASQLSLHGTFLAPQLPVATVPPEPPEVSPGSLSPQLRHKSPLQYGLPSKRLSLEPPGPPYTPPTPSLRTPLLSPDPPFSPASAPCSKFPYAGSPCPSLLSHPPSPLSAPCFTPHAPGLGYATGTLTSGYPSPAAPQLLSPSTLDEPRFVSPKGLPQGGGGRPKAKPGGTKAKRLPGPPASPHQPVPNPCLSQLLTEGHPSPDSLRQQHPSAPCPLAAKPEPALDAPRPMGTGLLSTSPVSPQQGSVPDVPTTFLSRMAQLSPGLGPGSSPSQPVPVPLAGTQPGTLLVPKAEQLSPTSACGSDWPRPSQASPGATVGLGTGISLAHPVSHRGRHEPNKLESRRITHISAEQKRRFNIKLGFDTLHSLVSTLSAQPSIKVSKATTLQKTAEYICKLQQERAALQDEAQRLREQIEELNSSINLCQEQLPATGVPITRQRFDHMRSMFDEYVRSSTLQNWKFWIFSIIIRPLFESFNGMVSTASMESLTQTSLAWLDQHCSLPALRPTVLSSLRQLSVSTSILSDPACIPEQATMAVAGMGRADGSSS; from the exons ATGGCCGGAGCTCAGGTGGGGCTGTCGGGACCCTTCCCGGAGCCGCCGGTTGGGCCGTGTCCCGTGTCTGACTCGGACTCGGACTCCGAGGATGCGGGCGCAGGCAGCGCCGGTCCCGGTACCGGGGCTCAGAACCGCTCCCAGGTCATCCACAGCGGCCACTTCATGGTGTCGTCCCCGCACAGCGATTCGCtgccccgccgccgccaccaccGCGCAGAGCCCCGGCTGGCCGACCCCCGCAGCATCGACCCGACCCTCACCCGGCTTTTCGAGTGCATGAGCCTGGAGTACAG TGGGAAGCTGGTGTCTCCAAAGTGGAAGAATTTTAAGGGGCTGCGGCTGCTTTGCCGGGATAAAATTCGTCTCAACAACGCTATCTGGAGAGCATGGTACATCCAGT ATGTGGAGCACAGGAAGAACCCTGTGTGCAACTTCATCACCCCGCTGGAGGGGTCGGAAGCTGACGAGCACCGAAAACCAGAG GCTGTGGTGCTGGAGGGCAACTACTGGAAACGCCGCATCgaggtggtgctgagggagTACCACAAGTGGAGGATCTACTACAAGAAGAGG CTTCGAAAGTCCACCCGGGAGGAAGAGTTCTCCAGCCAAAAACAG GATGAGGATGCCTGGAAGCCAACAGAGAAATGGTGCAACCAGCTCTTCTGCAACGTGGTGCCCATGCTTCTTggggatgaggaagaggagccaGGGGGCAGGCAGCACTTCGACTTGGACACCTTCCTCTCAGACATCTCTGACACCCTCTTCACCATGACACAGACACCCAGTGCCCACCAGGAGCTTCCTGAGGATG ATATTTTCACCAGCCACCGGCTGCTGCCATCACAGACACAGCTGGGCTACCAAGAGCTGCCCTGCTTCATGCCCATGGCCGACACCTTGTTCAGTGGTGGGGGGGGATCCCCGATGGGCGCACGggagctgcctgccagccccGAGGCTCCACTCCcacccagccccctcctccag ACTGGCGATGCttcccagctcagcctccaTGGCACCTTCCTGGCCCCCCAGCTCCCCGTGGCCACCGTGCCCCCCGAGCCCCCTGAGGTGTCCCCCGGCAGCCTCAGCCCCCAGCTCAGACACAAGTCCCCCCTGCAGTATGGCCTCCCCAGCAAGCGCCTCAGCCTGGAGCCACCAGGACCCCCCtacaccccccccaccccatccctcaGGACACCGCTGCTGAGCCCAGACCCCCCGTTTTCCCCCGCCTCGGCCCCCTGCTCCAAATTCCCCTATGCTGGCTCACCctgcccctctctcctctcccaccccccttcccccctctcagccccctgCTTCACCCCCCATGCCCCGGGGCTGGGCTATGCCACGGGCACGCTGACCTCAGGATACCCCTCTCCggcagccccccagctcctgtccccctCCACACTGGATGAGCCCAGGTTTGTCTCCCCCAAGGGGCTGCCCCAGGGTGGGGGTGGGCGGCCCAAGGCAAAGCCCGGTGGCACCAAGGCAAAGAGGCTGCCGGGACCCCCTGCATCCCCCCATCAGCCCGTGCCCAACCCCTGCCTGAGCCAACTGCTGACTGAAG gtcACCCAAGCCCTGACAGcctcaggcagcagcacccttctgctccctgccctctTGCAGCCAAGCCAGAGCCAGCCCTGGATGCCCCACGCCCCATGGGCACAGGACTCCTGTCCACGTCCCCTGTCTCCCCG cagcagggcagtgTCCCCGATGTCCCGACCACCTTCCTCTCCAGAATGGCCCAGCTGAGCCCCGGGCTGGGACCTggctccagcccttcccagccaGTGCCAGTGCCACTGGCAGGCACGCAgccaggcacactgctggtccccaaggcagagcagctctCCCCCACCTCGGCTTGCG gcaGTGACTGGCCCAGGCCCAGTCAGGCTTCCCCAGGAGCCACTGTGGGGCTGGGCACTGGCATCTCCCTGGCCCACCCTGTGTCCCATCGGGGCAGGCATGAGCCCAACAAG CTGGAGAGCCGCCGGATCACACACATCTCAGCCGAGCAGAAGAGGCGTTTCAACATCAAGCTGGGCTTTGACACTCTGCACAGCCTGGTGAGCACACTCAGCGCCCAGCCCAGCATCAAG GTCAGCAAGGCTACCACCTTGCAGAAGACAGCCGAGTACATCTgcaagctgcagcaggagcGGGCGGCCCTGCAGGACGAGGCACAGCGGCTGCGGGAGCAGATCGAGGAGCTCAACAGCTCCATCAA cctgtgccaggagcagctgccagccACGGGGGTGCCCATCACGCGCCAGCGCTTCGACCACATGCGCAGCATGTTTGATGAGTACGTCCGCTCCTCCACGCTGCAGAACTGGAAGTTTTGGATT TTCAGTATCATCATCAGGCCTCTCTTTGAGTCTTTCAATGGAATGGTCTCCACGGCCAGCATGGAGAGCCTCACCCAGACATCTCTTGCCTGGCTGGACCAGCATtgctccctgccagcactgcGGCCGA ctgtgctgagctccCTGAGGCAGCTGAGCGTTTCCACCTCCATCCTCAGCGACCCCGCCTGCATCCCCGAGCAGGCCACCATGGCAGTGGCAGGGATGGGCCGGGCCGATGGTTCCTCTTCATAG
- the MLXIPL gene encoding carbohydrate-responsive element-binding protein isoform X6, with protein sequence MSLEYSGKLVSPKWKNFKGLRLLCRDKIRLNNAIWRAWYIQYVEHRKNPVCNFITPLEGSEADEHRKPEAVVLEGNYWKRRIEVVLREYHKWRIYYKKRLRKSTREEEFSSQKQDEDAWKPTEKWCNQLFCNVVPMLLGDEEEEPGGRQHFDLDTFLSDISDTLFTMTQTPSAHQELPEDVYIGNADMIQPDLAPLQPSLDDMDISDIFTSHRLLPSQTQLGYQELPCFMPMADTLFSGGGGSPMGARELPASPEAPLPPSPLLQTGDASQLSLHGTFLAPQLPVATVPPEPPEVSPGSLSPQLRHKSPLQYGLPSKRLSLEPPGPPYTPPTPSLRTPLLSPDPPFSPASAPCSKFPYAGSPCPSLLSHPPSPLSAPCFTPHAPGLGYATGTLTSGYPSPAAPQLLSPSTLDEPRFVSPKGLPQGGGGRPKAKPGGTKAKRLPGPPASPHQPVPNPCLSQLLTEGHPSPDSLRQQHPSAPCPLAAKPEPALDAPRPMGTGLLSTSPVSPQQGSVPDVPTTFLSRMAQLSPGLGPGSSPSQPVPVPLAGTQPGTLLVPKAEQLSPTSACGSDWPRPSQASPGATVGLGTGISLAHPVSHRGRHEPNKLESRRITHISAEQKRRFNIKLGFDTLHSLVSTLSAQPSIKVSKATTLQKTAEYICKLQQERAALQDEAQRLREQIEELNSSINLCQEQLPATGVPITRQRFDHMRSMFDEYVRSSTLQNWKFWIFSIIIRPLFESFNGMVSTASMESLTQTSLAWLDQHCSLPALRPTVLSSLRQLSVSTSILSDPACIPEQATMAVAGMGRADGSSS encoded by the exons ATGAGCCTGGAGTACAG TGGGAAGCTGGTGTCTCCAAAGTGGAAGAATTTTAAGGGGCTGCGGCTGCTTTGCCGGGATAAAATTCGTCTCAACAACGCTATCTGGAGAGCATGGTACATCCAGT ATGTGGAGCACAGGAAGAACCCTGTGTGCAACTTCATCACCCCGCTGGAGGGGTCGGAAGCTGACGAGCACCGAAAACCAGAG GCTGTGGTGCTGGAGGGCAACTACTGGAAACGCCGCATCgaggtggtgctgagggagTACCACAAGTGGAGGATCTACTACAAGAAGAGG CTTCGAAAGTCCACCCGGGAGGAAGAGTTCTCCAGCCAAAAACAG GATGAGGATGCCTGGAAGCCAACAGAGAAATGGTGCAACCAGCTCTTCTGCAACGTGGTGCCCATGCTTCTTggggatgaggaagaggagccaGGGGGCAGGCAGCACTTCGACTTGGACACCTTCCTCTCAGACATCTCTGACACCCTCTTCACCATGACACAGACACCCAGTGCCCACCAGGAGCTTCCTGAGGATG TGTATATTGGGAATGCTGACATGATCCAGCCGGACCTGGCAcccctgcagcccagcctggATGACATGGACATATCAG ATATTTTCACCAGCCACCGGCTGCTGCCATCACAGACACAGCTGGGCTACCAAGAGCTGCCCTGCTTCATGCCCATGGCCGACACCTTGTTCAGTGGTGGGGGGGGATCCCCGATGGGCGCACGggagctgcctgccagccccGAGGCTCCACTCCcacccagccccctcctccag ACTGGCGATGCttcccagctcagcctccaTGGCACCTTCCTGGCCCCCCAGCTCCCCGTGGCCACCGTGCCCCCCGAGCCCCCTGAGGTGTCCCCCGGCAGCCTCAGCCCCCAGCTCAGACACAAGTCCCCCCTGCAGTATGGCCTCCCCAGCAAGCGCCTCAGCCTGGAGCCACCAGGACCCCCCtacaccccccccaccccatccctcaGGACACCGCTGCTGAGCCCAGACCCCCCGTTTTCCCCCGCCTCGGCCCCCTGCTCCAAATTCCCCTATGCTGGCTCACCctgcccctctctcctctcccaccccccttcccccctctcagccccctgCTTCACCCCCCATGCCCCGGGGCTGGGCTATGCCACGGGCACGCTGACCTCAGGATACCCCTCTCCggcagccccccagctcctgtccccctCCACACTGGATGAGCCCAGGTTTGTCTCCCCCAAGGGGCTGCCCCAGGGTGGGGGTGGGCGGCCCAAGGCAAAGCCCGGTGGCACCAAGGCAAAGAGGCTGCCGGGACCCCCTGCATCCCCCCATCAGCCCGTGCCCAACCCCTGCCTGAGCCAACTGCTGACTGAAG gtcACCCAAGCCCTGACAGcctcaggcagcagcacccttctgctccctgccctctTGCAGCCAAGCCAGAGCCAGCCCTGGATGCCCCACGCCCCATGGGCACAGGACTCCTGTCCACGTCCCCTGTCTCCCCG cagcagggcagtgTCCCCGATGTCCCGACCACCTTCCTCTCCAGAATGGCCCAGCTGAGCCCCGGGCTGGGACCTggctccagcccttcccagccaGTGCCAGTGCCACTGGCAGGCACGCAgccaggcacactgctggtccccaaggcagagcagctctCCCCCACCTCGGCTTGCG gcaGTGACTGGCCCAGGCCCAGTCAGGCTTCCCCAGGAGCCACTGTGGGGCTGGGCACTGGCATCTCCCTGGCCCACCCTGTGTCCCATCGGGGCAGGCATGAGCCCAACAAG CTGGAGAGCCGCCGGATCACACACATCTCAGCCGAGCAGAAGAGGCGTTTCAACATCAAGCTGGGCTTTGACACTCTGCACAGCCTGGTGAGCACACTCAGCGCCCAGCCCAGCATCAAG GTCAGCAAGGCTACCACCTTGCAGAAGACAGCCGAGTACATCTgcaagctgcagcaggagcGGGCGGCCCTGCAGGACGAGGCACAGCGGCTGCGGGAGCAGATCGAGGAGCTCAACAGCTCCATCAA cctgtgccaggagcagctgccagccACGGGGGTGCCCATCACGCGCCAGCGCTTCGACCACATGCGCAGCATGTTTGATGAGTACGTCCGCTCCTCCACGCTGCAGAACTGGAAGTTTTGGATT TTCAGTATCATCATCAGGCCTCTCTTTGAGTCTTTCAATGGAATGGTCTCCACGGCCAGCATGGAGAGCCTCACCCAGACATCTCTTGCCTGGCTGGACCAGCATtgctccctgccagcactgcGGCCGA ctgtgctgagctccCTGAGGCAGCTGAGCGTTTCCACCTCCATCCTCAGCGACCCCGCCTGCATCCCCGAGCAGGCCACCATGGCAGTGGCAGGGATGGGCCGGGCCGATGGTTCCTCTTCATAG